One window of Carassius auratus strain Wakin unplaced genomic scaffold, ASM336829v1 scaf_tig00216774, whole genome shotgun sequence genomic DNA carries:
- the LOC113098952 gene encoding uncharacterized protein LOC113098952: MFSSEPGSQIFVAIIKDSIVIEEGNPTRYHLKPRTDSCDPTEPYIKVTFGERDTNKPHKSILLVGETGTGKTKLINVMINYMLCVQREDKVWFEITDDQSDRTLVHSQTSRITVYEFYLQESPIHLTIIDTPGYGDTRGIEKDKEIARNLLGLSSDDCLHKLDAVCLVIKADQNRLSDRQTYIFDAVQSLFGEDIAENIVLLLTHSRGVHPKNALTAVEEAKIKCAVNEQNQPVFFQFDNCQGETFLSEYQMAQKQTWDLSLSEITKFFTFIENIKPKTLKMTQGVLQKRKQLETNISNLQLTDQKISQKQKELKQAQEAVGQNMKVAEENQNFEYEVDVTYREKVDIDRSVASVAMCCTFCEENCHYPGCWRVTDVSWCKVMKNNHCTVCTNKCHYSNHVKEAKIYVTKTKKEKKTNEGLKKKYNHSIKKIKEGVFWVKKLEEDLHNIEKEKVKMVMETFNCVETLDLIALNTDSLIILQHVDFLTEKLMEISEPEKAKTLENIKKRAGGEKNRAVRYMKELYK, from the coding sequence ATGTTCAGTTCAGAACCAGGATCACAAATATTTGTTGCAATCATCAAAGACAGTATTGTAATTGAGGAGGGGAATCCTACTCGATATCATCTGAAACCCAGGACAGACTCTTGTGATCCAACTGAACCATACATAAAAGTTACCTTTGGGGAGAGAGACACAAATAAACCCCATAAATCCATTCTGCTGGTGGGAGAAACAGGAACAGGGAAAACAAAACTAATCAATGTGATGATCAACTACATGTTGTGTGTTCAAAGAGAAGACAAGGTTTGGTTTGAGATCACAGATGATCAGAGCGACCGCACTTTAGTTCACAGTCAGACCTCCAGAATCACTGTTTATGAGTTTTATCTACAAGAGAGTCCAATCCATTTAACAATCATCGACACTCCAGGATATGGAGACACACGTGGAATTGAGAAAGATAAAGAGATTGCCAGGAATTTGCTTGGTTTAAGCAGTGATGACTGCTTGCATAAACTAGATGCAGTTTGTCTGGTGATTAAAGCAGACCAAAATAGACTCTCTGACAGACAAACATACATATTTGATGCGGTTCAGTCCTTATTTGGGGAAGATATTGCTGAAAACATTGTCTTGCTCCTCACACACTCGCGTGGAGTTCACCCTAAAAATGCTCTGACGGCTGTTGAAGAGGCTAAAATCAAATGTGCTGTAAATGAGCAGAATCAGCCAGTGTTTTTCCAGTTTGACAACTGTCAAGGAGAGACATTTCTTTCAGAATACCAGATGGCACAAAAGCAAACATGGGATCTCAGTTTGAGTGAAATTACaaaatttttcacatttattgaaAACATAAAACCAAAAACACTGAAGATGACTCAAGGTGTTTTGCAGAAAAGGAAGCAGTTGGAGACTAATATCTCTAATCTACAATTAACTGATCAAAAAATCAGCCAAAAGCAAAAAGAGCTGAAACAAGCTCAGGAAGCTGTGGGACAAAACATGAAAGTTGCTGAAGAAAACCAGAACTTTGAGTATGAAGTTGATGTGACCTACAGAGAGAAGGTTGATATTGATCGTTCTGTAGCCAGTGTGGCGATGTGCTGCACCTTCTGTGAGGAGAACTGTCATTATCCAGGATGCTGGAGGGTCACTGATGTCTCATGGTGCAAAGTGATGAAGAATAATCACTGTACAGTGTGTACTAATAAATGCCACTACAGTAACCACGTCAAAGAAGCTAAAATATATGTAACAAAGACAAAGAAGGAGAAAAAGACAAATGAAGGATTAAAGAAGAAATATAATCACAGTATAAAGAAAATTAAGGAAGGTGTGTTTTGGGTCAAGAAGCTAGAAGAAGACTTACATAatatagagaaagagaaagtaaaGATGGTGATGGAAACTTTTAACTGTGTTGAAACTCTGGATTTGATTGCACTTAATACTGATTCATTGATCATACTTCAGCATGTTGATTTTCTGACTGAGAAGCTGATGGAAATCAGTGAGCCTGAAAAAGCAAAAACACTGGAAAACATCAAGAAGAGAGCAGGAGGAGAAAAAAACAGAGCTGTGAGGTACATGAAAGAATTGTACAAATAA